Genomic window (Ostrea edulis chromosome 9, xbOstEdul1.1, whole genome shotgun sequence):
TAGTTTAAttatagaattaatcaatcgtttacatttgatgttggtagagaaggctacttcctaaggtgcacttgggctgttttcatgtttgtgaaaaatacgtgaATTTGTAGTCTTGTTGTTTGCGGAAGAGAGGGAGAAAATACCGTgtacggtgttgtttttctgttatcgacagaaaggatgtcttagggtggATATGAATATGAGTAATAAGCATAGGTTCAGTAAATTAATTCTACagttttacaatgcattccataatgtatgtgataaacatgtactatgCAAATTTGGGGGGCCAGCGAATTTCACTGTTggccagtaaattcagacaATTCACTGGTTcgactggccagcaagttttaaatgttttcgtgaagactgatTTCGCCGACAATGTCAATATTACTCGATGATTTGGTGTTTTCTACATAAAATCTCGCTCACTATAATGTAATGTATCTTACGACAGTAGCTGTGATGTGATTGTATATCAATCACATCACTTCAATGCGGAACTTTACCTGACCTTTAACCTTAGAATGGGTCAATGAAAACCACATGCTATAAATCTGAATAACAGAGGGGGTGTATATTGAGCAGCAGGTATTCCACACATATCATTGATATTCAAATTCAATGGTGTCACATGACCAACTCCAAATCCTTGTACGCaattatttatataaaagcGGTATACCACTCTGTAATTTACCAATAGTTACCCAAAGAAAGTTGGACGTTATATTCTTCGTTTGGTGTTGATAATTATAATCTAATTATTAGTACATCATCGTCTGTCAATCTATACTGTCTTCTACAACCAtttgtggtacatgtattcTAAATGAATTTAGAATTTCTGCCTGATGTCCTTATTCCTCAACTTTATCGTGTTACCACATGTCTCAAGGTTAAGGGGTAATATTGTGAAttccatttgtttacattgagGTATTTTTGGCTCATAGAGGAATGTGACCGAACGATGATTCTCCCTGTTCTGATTGTATTAAGGTTTTGCGCATGCGCCTAGCTCTTTAAAAAGAGAATAAGCTATTTATTAAACAAATTTCTATATCAAGCATTTACTTAAAGTGGCATGGACACGGTTGAGCTGAAAAgtttatttttctatatttaatgtttacaatgcttaccTAAATTATTTCTAATGGTAACCAAAAGTTGAATATCCGTTTTTGaattacaagtgagatacagcactcacaatctCGTACCTCCACTTTAATACGATTTTGCACTTATGtagatgaaatcaacagaaTTTCAAATCATATACAAATAGtaggaatttcatttttgtatcaGATATAAAaaagttatagtgattttaaaatcttccaatcagaattcataggcgtagcttgggttcgaatattaccgaggcagggggtctggggggctgcgccccccagaagctatcgacattttaacaacgtaaaaggtgtttgtttttttgtttttttaccgaggcagctgcctcggttgcctcaatggaagctacgccactggaatttagcacacgtgcatgcattTGCTGGCCAGCAGGTTCTTTGACCATAACAAATCATAATAAGTACAAAgctacatatataatataaatttcaaaagattgtaataaaacattaacGTTATGGTCTTTCAAAGAATTGAACgttcaaaagatataaattaatgcacgtgcatgcgctcACGCATTAACATGTTTTGTAACATTCATCTATAGATATTTACATTATCTATCAATGCTGTAAATGTCTTCCCATTCCCTTTATCAATAAGAGAGATACAGACAGTTATTTTAGCATTATTCAATCAAAATaaagcacatgtacatgtacgcccagattggttgtttgtttttcgTACCTTCGGGGATCCCCCAACCCCATGTTGAGACGTCATCTATTGTAGTTGAAGTACCTCAAATTTGGACAAACACTTAGCGCCTagggccgtaacagtgaggtTCTTTAACGCACCAACaaatggttgggcaaacacggagccctggacacaccagaggtgggaaaatgtgtgtgtgaatataaatattcatgaattcAAGGCTTTTCTTAATCAAAGACCCACGGCTATGACGTAGTGTAAGCGGACACAAAattatctacaaatgatatactatcatcctaaaaaggtttcatctaaATCCCTTGAGCAATTTCTAAGAACAACACCGGACAAAAAAGTGCCGGAGAAAAATGATAATGATGAGAAACAGTAAAAACACTACGTTCCGAAGACCTCATTTAAGGAACATAATTAGCAATTGTGTATGATAGTCTTTCTAAAAAAATTGTCATCTAGTTCAAAGTATAGGAATGGAGAAGAATAAGAAACAAGAAGGCAACACAACGATTTCAGTAGACCAAACATTTTACATACCCAGgtctcaagaccataaactgagaatagattTAAGTTTAAATCTCGAATTAGATTAACATTTGAAAGAATTTTCatgaacaaataaaattttcaccatatgtttgtatttgatttttttttttttttttttttgataaaccaGCAGTTTTTAAACATATGTGCTAGATAAATCTGATGATATAGGGAATCCAAATTTTGACCTAagtctattacatgtatcagttttTAGTCAAATGAAGCCAGGTGACCGTTAACACCCAAGAGCCTCTTATTACTTTTTCCCCACAAGGCAGAGGACAACCCCCTATGACAGTAAATATATAAAGATCGCTTTGAgaattctttagaatttttccAACAGCAATACGATACTTCCACAGTTTGTGAAAATTATACGCAACACTCCGTGGTCTTATAACAGGATATATTAGCAACTTCCGAGGTTCAGGTGCGCGCTGTGGTCCATAGGCCTAATGTATCAAATCGATTTCAATCGTTTTCTGGTTGTTACACTAATCCAAGTATAcagttgaatttttttgtatAATTACAGCTTTGTTCCTCTTCTGAAGGTTATCATTTAGGGGTTATAATCTAAGTCTGGCTTGATTTCCTCTAGTCATATTTTCCAGCCCTGCAACAAGCCAGTATCTTATGATATACGTTGAACTGTTAATCTTCATTTTATAACAATAACAGGTCGGTCTTCTATTCGTGTAAAGGTCAGCCAAGTTTGAGCACCTGTTGCCAGATGCCTCAGTTGGTAGAACACCAAACTAGATACCCAGAGGGGCCTGGCCCCTGGATCATGAAACATCTTAAGcttaagtcaaaatctgaatattgcaatgaaatgattgagaagaCAACCATCccaaataaaattgatattctgtATTGCTTTATGAAATTTCTAGTGTCTGTAAATATAAGAGTCTCAGTCCAAAAGCAATGAACATCTTACAGGTGATTGAAATTCTGACTTAAGTCTGATTTTGCTACATGATCCTGGGACCTGGTGTCGAATTTAAATTTCTGTTTTGTCCATTGTATGTTCGTCCTTTCCTTTACAGGTGGAATGGAGAACAACAAAAGTGATGAAGCGAGCGATGATAAAGACGATGATGCAAAGGACAGGAGGAAACAATCTGAATTTGAAGACAAGGCCGTAACTAGACTTTTAAGGAGGATGGGTGAAAAAAGTTTAATTCCTTTGTTTTCCCAACAATGCATCACTATGGAGATCTTAATGGATCTAAGTCATGCAGATCTTCGTGAAGTAGGGGTCGACACATTTGGTCAAAGACATAAGATATTGACGGATGTAGCACGACTGAAGCGAGGTAAATGTATATGGATATATTTTAAGGAATCGCGAAACCGTTAAATAATCACGTTTTCCATTGCATTTAATGACTTCGCATACCATGTAAACTAGACAGTAATTCTTTATATACAATGTtatataaaattgaaatacaatttgcATTTGATGTCGATTTCTATAGTCCCCATCTACTCACCTTTCATTTTGTATGAACTGAGAAAGTTAACACATTTGATCACATAGAaaacagttgaaaatgtaaatacgtGTATTAGAATagttgaaaggtgaagaaaacgaacagtgatcaatcgcataactccaataagcaatacaaaatagagggttgggcaaacacggacccctggatatgccaGAGGTAGGATccagtgcctaggaggagtaagcatcccctgtcgaccggccacacccaccgtcagacctatatcttcatcagatAAACTGAGTTatctatagtcaaaatcagtgagaTATATATGAATTTCTGAGTCTAgaaattatatacatgaataaatggatgataatattttttctacGTTACCTTTGACACACATTTCGTGTCATTTCGATCATAAACAGTTTCTACTCATTGCTCTTGTATAGGAAATAAGATTTGAAGGAACACGTGATTTACTGACACCAATCACAAAGCATCAAATAATGGTAATCTTCTGTGTGTTTAAAATGGACACATAGACACTTATAATGTATGTCATTTCCATCATAATGGTCATTTGCCCTATTGAGGAATCCACAACGAACGGAAGTTGAAAGAATACTTGATTAACAAATACCAACGCCTCGCAATATTTGTAATATCCTGTGTGTTTAAACAGAATACTTAACATTGTAGAGAGAGGACAGAGAAACACAAATTGTCGATGTAGACTACATCCCTTCAATACCACGTGTCCCGGGCGAAAACGGAAGCTGGAAAACCAAAGTTTGTTCACAAAGAAAATGAGACTAGGAGTCAGAAATGGTAACGTTTAACTAGCTGTTATAACCATTACACAAGTCTACAGTTTACATTGTCTTTGTCGTGATTACTCAAGGACATAGGTATTGCGTATATCAGTTGATCACACTCCGTTGTCTCACTGGAAAATGGGCACCAGATGCGAGCTGTGAAACAACCCAGTCCAGAGTGTTTGGATTCGTTATGCACCTATATGTGTAATTCACCAATTTGATACGTACGTACATGTACCTATGCGTCTGATTCATTCACCTCAGATTGAAATGTGTCAAACGATGTATATGTCATTTGAGGCGACGGACGGGGCTTGCATACGCATTATTCTTgtatatgaattcattttgttgtttcccttcgagaatttttcactcatattgaaatgTTACAAGTTGTAGTTGAAATACTacaaatttagacatatgaTTAGTTCCCAAGGTCATAAAAATGAGGTCTTGAATAACGTCGAACATTTTTATGACATGGGACTTCCACTTTTAGGTTATACCCGAAAGACCCATAACGTTGGTGCTTGGCGAAAGAAACGGTCACTACCTTTTACGTTTGGGTTTTACACGAGGGAGTCACAGTAGCTCAGTAGTGGAGCGTTCACTTTGTGCCAGGGAGGTTgtgccatgaccgcgtcaaacctaaatCATAAACATAGAAttgtgattgctccttcaccaaacatttgacatttagaagtgagattCACGGGACCCTGAAAACAGATATCCCGTCTCGTTGTTAGGTTTAAGATTTCCACGTTACAAAACCCTTActgttacggccctgagcgctaaacataggtctaaatttatggtacttcacctacaactgatgATGTCAAAATAGAAGGGAAAATTTCTCGAAGGGATGgaaaacaaccaaccaacgaATCGAACTCATAACTTCCCAGTTACGTAGTGAACGCTGTAACTACTATGAAAATATTACTTCCGAACAATTGTAATCATACAAAATTCGAGATGTCTTGACCAGAAAACAACGACTAATTAGAGATTGTGACGATGTGTGTTTGATATGTATTCGTCTGCTAAAATCACCCCCTTTGAACATCTCCTTCGTGATACGTGTCTAAGGCAATGGATATGCGCGAGAGATTCATGTTTTCGGAaactatacaacataaaaccCGACACAACACTGTAAAGTGTGGAAATGCAATGttcttcatgtaaaacttatacggtaccaattttgatgcaccagatgcgcatttcgacaaataatgtctcttcagtgatgctcaaccgaaatctttgaaatccgaaataactatgaagtgttagagctaaatatagccaaaaccagcgtgccaaaaaagtggagccaaattcgtccaaggataagagctatgcatgagggagataatccttaattttgaaatgaatttctaaattttgtaacagcaattaaatatacatccgtattttcaagctagtaacgaagtacttagctactgggctgtagagaccctcggggactaacagtccaccagcagaggcctcgacccaggggtcataatgtaaaacttatacggtaccaattttgatgcaccagatgcgcatttcgacaaataatgtctcttcagtgatgctcaaccgaaatctttgaaatccgaaataactatgaagtgttagagctaaatatagccaaaaccagcgtgccaaaaaagtggagccaaattcgtccaaggataagagctatgcatgagggagataatccttaattttgaaatgaatttctaaattttgtaacagcaattaaatatacatccgtattttcaagctagtaacgaagtacttagctactgggctgtagagaccctcggggactaacagtctaccagcagaggcctcgacccaggggtcataatgtaaaacttatacggtaccaattttgatgcaccagatgtgcatttcgacattTCATATATTCTTCAGTCATGTTGTTGATTACATCTTTATCCTTTTGAAATGTCCTATTGTAAACAAAGGTTTTACTTGGTCAACTAGTACTCTTCAAAACAATACCTCGGTGAGAAGCAACTGGAATCTTGAACCCAGACAGAATCTGAGAGCCGAGACAAGATGTAGATTCAAATGACTTGTGGTGCATTGTAATATAAAGTGCTTTGAACGGAATTGAAAATAACTATAACCTCCAATGATAGAATATATCCTTCTTTTGTATTGAGATCAATTAGTTGATTTATCTGAATAATTGTTACACTGGAAACCCTGATACACTGTAGCTGAGAAGATAATCTACAAGCTACACACATTCAACTATGTAATGTTAAAATTAGAAACCCAAACTCCCAACTGTAGAAATAGTTTAAATGACGATCAGCCATacgattttctctcatttttccattttacgAACCGGCTGCATGAAGTCTAAGACGTAAAATTAGTTTTTGACTTCCTGTAACAAATTTTCAGCATGTAAAATTGAGAGTCTTCGATGTTTCTGATGACACTGAAAAGCCGAAGTAGATATCGGCAAAATAAAGACACTTCCTATTGTGGTCTTGAGCGCCATGCATGGGTTTAATTTTGAGGCAATTCACCTACAGCTGTTGACGTctaatatgagtgaaaaggtTTGGAAGAACAGAACATACGACATTCCAGGAACCAATTTTTACATTAGTTTATATCTATTTCCGTATAATAACGTACTTCCCTTGCCATAAGGATGTATTCGCCTTCTTCTTATCGGTTTATAAGATGAATGTTATAATAAATCTCAGAAACATTTTACTTCTGTAGTTCACACAGAAGTACCTGTCGTAGTTTCCACTGCCTCCAGTATACAGCCTCACACGTCTGTCACACACAGCAGTCCTTCTGTTTGTCAGACGACACTACGTCAGTCCTCTCAGACACATACCTCCTTGTCTTCACTGAATGTTGGATCAGCAGCAAGAAATACAGCAATCCCAGCGTTAACTTTATCAGGTACAGCAACGACTGTAACACCAATTGGTTGCTCAGTGCAAACAGCAATGCCAATAATACAGAATCCCTCCGTAACAGCACCGACAACAACATTTAGTTCATCAACAACACCCTCTCTGGTCATAACTTCTAGAGTCAATCTTTTGACAAACACAACAACACCTAGTCATGCAATAACGACATGCAGCTCATCTTGTGTTTCAGCATCGTCAATTTCTCTGACAGGAAGCAATGTTTTACCAGTTCCTGCCATCTGCGTACATTGTGAGTAGCAACAGAACTTGGAGATTTCTCTCAGACTTGTTTCAAATTTGATTCAATTTCACCAGGTTTCCTGACATGTTTTAAAATGGGGCATGGACACAACATGaactgaaatttttcaaattttatttt
Coding sequences:
- the LOC125658370 gene encoding uncharacterized protein LOC125658370, which codes for MSSGMENNKSDEASDDKDDDAKDRRKQSEFEDKAVTRLLRRMGEKSLIPLFSQQCITMEILMDLSHADLREVGVDTFGQRHKILTDVARLKRERGQRNTNCRCRLHPFNTTCPGRKRKLENQSLFTKKMRLGVRNVHTEVPVVVSTASSIQPHTSVTHSSPSVCQTTLRQSSQTHTSLSSLNVGSAARNTAIPALTLSGTATTVTPIGCSVQTAMPIIQNPSVTAPTTTFSSSTTPSLVITSRVNLLTNTTTPSHAITTCSSSCVSASSISLTGSNVLPVPAICVHCTQNTITGEENNFLRYFLLAQLGTQALRILFDSIVKPMSLTNHLQNFKPKLKHCTAQQKDILYPVAGGPVTSADFDTSLLYTLLRNTVKITPPTSGWNNEPSPSEISQGDDVERIRFARNSLCHGKTFMDQSTFNSKWTCLSQAIVRLSSGSLNGDVASLATRKFDKSEKQVILDDFLLLKKRLLQLERRHIPFNVREQHEEILNKWEKEYEVLCKTRAYYRVKSAIESKSKNNVTIISGTGMGKTFIAKQICLHLQNEGWEIIPVQHVDEMTSYRLVSIK